CGGGGTCGCTGATGCCGGGCAGCCCGGCATCACTGATCACAGCCAGGCTCTGCCCTGCAGCCAGAACATCCAACAGTTGGGGCAGCCTCGTGCGGGTGTTGTGCTGATGAAAGGAGACCTTGCGGCCGCAAGCTCCAAGGCGACTCAGCAGCTGGCCGCTGTGGCGGGTGTCTTCACAGGCGATCACATCGACGCTCTTGAGCAAATCGCGGGCCCTTGGCGATAGATCCCCCAGATGACCAATGGGGGTGCCCACCAGATAGAGGCTGCCGCCGCTTGGTTCATCCCGCTGCATCACAATGGCGAGCGCCTCTATTGATCATGATGCCCAGCTCTGCCGTTCTTCCCGATGGCGTTAACCAGGAGGCTCTGCTGACGGAACTGCGTCGCCTGAGCTGGGGAGCCGCCGACATCTTGCGGGCTTATGCCCGCGGCGAGCAGCCCCCGCATGGTTTCCCCAAAGCCTTGAGTGTTGATGACGGCGGCGAGGGCCCGGTGTCTGCGGCTGACCTGGCCGTGAACAAGTGGCTGCTGGACGGTCTGTCCAGCTCCTTTGATGATGCCGACTGGACTCTGTTGAGTGAGGAGACTGCCAAGGAACAGCTCACCGAAGGAGAACCGCTGCCTGCGGAATGGCTCTGGATCCTCGATCCTCTGGATGGCACCAAGGATTTCCTGCAGGGCACAGGCGAATACGCCGTTCATCTGGCTTTGGTGCGGGGGCGACGCCCCGTTCTTGGGGTGGTGCTGCTCCCGGAAGCCGATGAGCTCTGGATTGGCATCGTCGGCGAAGGAGCTTGGTGTGAAGACCGTCAGGGTGAGCGTTCGCCGGTTCGCTTCAGCGACAGAACCGCGGTTTCGGATCTGATCCTGGTGGCCAGCCGCAGCCACCGCGATGACCGTCTGGTCAAGTTGATTGACGCCCTCGAGCTCGGCGGTTCCAAAGCGGTGGGCAGCGTTGGCTACAAGGTCGCCACGATCCTGAGAGGCGAAACCGACCTCTATGTCTCTCTCTCTGGCAAGAGTGCTCCCAAGGATTGGGACATGGCGGCTCCGGAAGCAGTGCTGCTTGCGGCTGGTGGTCGATTCACCCATTCCGATCAGGCCGATCTCACCTACAACACAGGTGATGTCCGTCAGGCCGGCTGCCTGATCGCCAGCCATGGAAAAGCCCACGCCGAGCTCGGAGAGCGTGCGACGCGGGCCATGGCCGAGATCGATCCCGGCTTTCAGGTCTGAGGCCTGATCAGCTGAGGGGTGCCACCGGGGTGGGCTGAGGCTCCACTTCGGCGGCTTCGCCGGCCTGGGGCACGCCACGCAGGGTGAGGTTGATGCGGCCGCGGTTGTCGATTTCTCGCACCCGCACGGTCACCTCGTCGCCCACCTTCACCACGTCTTCCACCTTCTCGACGCGAGCTTCGGAGAGCTGCGAGATGTGGATCATGCCTTCCTTGCCAGGAAGGATCTCCACAAAGGCGCCGATGGGGATGATCCGAGTGATCGAACCGGAGAACACCTCACCCTCATTGACCTTGCGAGTCAGGCCTTCAATGATCTTCTGGGCTTCTTCCGCTGCAGCACCATCGTGGGATGCGATGGTCACAATGCCACCGTCCTCGATGTCGATCTTGGTGTTCGTGCGTTCGGTGATGCCCTTGATGGTGCGACCGCCGGGACCGATCACGGTGCCGATCAGCTCAGGATCAATCCTGAAGCTGAGCAGGCGTGGGGCGTGAGGAGAGAGGTTGTCCCGTGGTGTGTCGATCGCCTCGAGCATCTTCTCGAGGATGTGGAGTCGCGCCGGGCGCGCCTGGTTGACGGCCTCGGCCACCGTCTTCACCGGCAGGCCGGTGATCTTCATGTCCATCTGCAGGGCTGTGATGCCCTTTTCGCTTCCAGCCACCTTGAAGTCCATGTCACCGAGGAAGTCCTCGATGCCCTGGATGTCGGTGAGGATCCGCACCTCATCGCCTTCCTTGATCAGGCCCATGGCAGCGCCACTCACGGGGGCCTTCAACGGCACGCCAGCGTCCATCAGGGACAGGGTGCTGCCGCAAACAGAACCCATGGAGGTGGAGCCATTGGAGCTGAGCACTTCGCTCACCACACGCACCACATAGGGGAAGGTGTCCTTCTCAGGCAGAACCGGAAGAATGGCCCGCTCGGCCAGGGCGCCATGGCCGATTTCACGACGACCGGGTGAGCGCATCGGCCGGGTCTCTCCGACGGAGTAGGGAGGGAAGTTGTAGTGATGCAGGTACAGCTTCTCGGTGTTGGGATGGAGGTCGTCCATCTCCTGGGCATCGCTGGGAGTGCCGAGCGTTGCGGTGGAGAGCACCTGGGTCAGTCCCCGCTGGAACAAACCGGATCCATGCACACGCCGCGGCAGCACGCCGGCCATGGCGCTGATCTGACGCACCTCGTCGAGGCCACGCCCATCAACGCGCTTGCCGTCCTTGAGGATCTGTTGCCGCATCAACTTTTTGGTCAGCGCCTTGAAGCTGTTGCCGAGCAACTTCGAGCTGCTGGCCAGAGCCTGGCGGACGGCATGGTCGTCCTTGAGCCCTGCGATGGTTTCGGAGACCTCGCCCTTCACGGTCTCCAGGGCTGTGTCCCGTTCCTCTTTGCTTTGATCAAATTTGCTGAGGACAGCACTGATGGCTTTGGTGCATTGCTTTTCCAGATAGGCGGGAACCGTGCTGTCTTGTTCGGGGGTTTCCGGCTTCACCTGGGTGATGCCGAGATCCTTGAGCAGTTGTTCCTGAGCCTTGATCAGTTCGCAGATCGCTTCGTAGCCGAAATCAATCGCCTCGATCACGTCTCCCTCGGGCAGCTGATTGGCGCCGGCTTCGACCATCACCACGCCGTCAGGGGTTCCGGCGACCACGAGGTCGAGATCACCCCGTTCGATCTCCCGGTAGCTCGGGTTGAGGACGAAGTCGTCTCCCAGCAGACCCACGCGCACCGCCGCCATCGGGCCGTTGAAGGGGATGCCCGCGAGAAGCGTGGCAATGGATGCTCCCGTCACCGCCAGAACATCGGCGGGCACCCTTTCATCGAGGGACAAGCAAGTGGCTACCACCTGCAAGTCATCACGCATCCAGCTGGGGAACAGGGGCCGCATGGGGCGGTCAATCAGCCGAGCCGTGAGGGTGGCGCGTTCGGGTGGGCGGCTTTCACGACGCATGTAGCTGCCGGGAATGCGCCCAGCCGCATAGAGGCGCTCTTCGTAGTCGCAGATCAGTGGCAGGAAATCAATGCCCTCACGGCCCCCTGAACGGGTTGCGGTGACAAGCACGGCGGTGTCGCCACATTCCACCAAGACGGATCCTCCCGCCTGAGGGGCAAAGCGCCCGGTGGTCAGTCGAATCTCGCGTCCGTCAAAGGAGATCGACTGGGTTTGTCCTTGCACGACGTCTTATGTCCTTTTGTCAATCCCAAGTCTGACATTTCATGGCTGCTCTTCACAAGAAAGGGGAGGTCAAGCCTCCCCGTGACAACGCCATGGCGAGACGTGGTTCACCAGCTGGACTTGACCACGCCGGGCAGTTCTCCCTTGTGGGCGCGCTCACGAAGCTGGTTGCGGCACAGACCGAAATCGCGGTAGACGCCGCGGGGCTTGCCGGTGGCCCAGCAGCGGTTGCGGACGCGGATGCGTGCACTGTTGCGGGGGAGCGCCTGAATCTTCCGATGGATCTCCAGACGATCCATCGGATCTTCGGCTGCATTAAACGCCGCCATCAGAGCTGCGCGCTTCGCTGCATAGCGCTCAACCATTTTTTTGCGCTTCACATCGCGAGCGATCATCGACTTCTTGGCCATGCAGCTAGGGGGCGGCGAGCGATTGAGTCGTCAACGATACACGGGCGCCATCTCGGGCTCACCGACCCATCAATTGCTGAATGACGGGCAGCTGACTGGTGTCACGCACGATCAAAACAAGGGTGAGTCCCACCAGAAGAAGAAAACCGGATTGGGCAAAAGCCATTTGAATCCGTTCCGAAACAGGACGACCGCGAACGGATTGGATCGCGAGCATCATCATTTGCCAGCCATCGAGCAGTGGCAGCGGCAGTGAATTCAGCACCGCCAGATTGATCGAAATGAGGGCTGAGAAGAGCACCAACCCTGATCCCCCTTGCTGGCTGAGCTGAGCCCCCATCTCAACGATCTTCACCGGACCACTGACCTGGCCTGCTGTGGCTCGGAAGTTGGTGAGCAGACCGGCATAGCCACGCACGGTCTGCTGCAGGAGTTGGGTGAACTGCGAGCCGGTGGTGAGAACAAGTTCCCAGGGATCACGCACTCGGCGCATCTCCCCGCTGATGTTGGCCTGGAGTTGGGCCCCGATTTTCCCCATGCCCTGTTGATCGTCCGGGATCAGTTGAACCGTTGTCGTCTCGTCTCCCCGTTTTCGCTCCACACGGATGGATTGTTGCGGTGCTGCTTTCACATCGCGCACCATCGACTCAACGCCCCGTTGCCCTGCAGTGAGGGGTTTGGTGTTCAAACTGAGGATCTGGTCGCCGGCACGAAGGCCTGATCGGGCTGCGGCACCATCGGGTTGAACCTGAACCACCAGAACCCCAGGCTCCGGTTCGGCGGGGACGCCCACAAAAGCTGCCTGACCTAACAGCACCACCAGAGCCAAAGCCAGATTGGCCATCACCCCAGCAGCAACCACCAGGGCTTGCTGGGGGATCGGTCGGTTGCGCAGCAGATCTGGATCATCGGCAGGGATTGTGCTCTCCTCGTCGTCGTCAGGGAAGGCGACAAAGCCACCAAGGGGAAACAGCCGCAGGGCGTAGGTCACTCCGCGACGTTGCTTCTTGATCAGGGCCGGACCAAAGCCGATCGAGAACCCGCTGACGCGGATGCCCTGGAGTGTGGCTGCGAGGAAATGTCCTGCTTCATGCACCACGATCAGCAGAGCAAGGACCAGGAGGGCCGCCAACACGTTCATATCACCGTCAGGATTCTGGTCGGATCATTCTGGCTGGAGTCGCTCGCGGCCGACGTAAGGCACTAAGGCTTTGGGCAGTAGAACGCTGCCGTCTGCCTGTTGGCCGTTCTCCAGCAGGGCCGCCATGGTTCTGCCGATGGCCAGACCGCTGCCGTTCAGGGTGTGGACCAGTTTCGTTGCTTTGCCTTCTTTGGTGCGGATGGAGGATCGTCGCGCCTGAAAATCGCCACAAACGCTGCAACTCGAGATTTCCCGGTAGGCACCCGCCCCCGGCAGCCAGACTTCGAGGTCGTAGGTCCGGCGTGCTGAGAATCCAAGGTCTGCGGTGCACAGGTCCAAGACTCGATAGGGGAGTTCCAAGGCCTGCAGCACGGCTTCCGCATCGGCCGTGATCTGCTGATGGGCTTCTTCGGATTGATCCGGATGCGCAAACCAATACAACTCCACCTTGTTGAACTGGTGCAGGCGAATCAGACCACGTGTGTCACGGCCGTAGCTACCGGCTTCACGTCGGAAACAGGGGCTGTAGGCGGCGTAGCGCAGCGGCAGTTGATCCGCCGGGATGATTTCGTCCCGGTGCAGGGAGGTCACCGGGACTTCAGCGGTTGGTGTCAGCCAGAGGTCGTCATCCGCGCAACGGAAGCTCTCCTCAGCGAACTTGGGCAGCTGTCCTGAGCCGGTGAGGCTGGCGCTGTTCACAAGCACCGGGGGCAGCACTTCCCGGTACCCCTTGCTCGCATGGAGGTCGAGCATGAAGTTGATCAGGCCACGCTCCAGTCGAGCCCCCTGCCCCAGCAGGGTGACGAACCGGCTCTGAGCGATTCGGACGGATCGTTCCGTATCGAGCAGCTGCAGGCGTTCGGCGATCTGCCAGTGCTCTTCCAGGTTGTCTTCAACGCGGGGGCTGCCCCAACGGCGGACCTCAATGTTGTCCTCCTCACTGCGCCCATCAGGGCAGGCTTCGGCCGGAAGGTTGGGAAACCCAAGCAGCTGTTGCTTGAGCTCACTCGACAGCTGCTTTTCCTCGTCCTCAAGAACCGCCACCTTCTGCTTGATGGCATTGCCCTTGTGGCGCAGTTCGGCCACGTCTTCGCCTTTGGGATCAGCACCTGCCTTGATCCGCTGCCCGACCTCTTTGCCGATCTGATTGCCTTCCGCCTGGAGGCTGCTGCGTTGTTGCTCCAGATCACGCTGCTGCTGAGCGATCAGCTGCAGTTTGGTGAGATCAACAGACTTACCTCGACGCCCCAGTTGCTGGGCGATCGTTTCGGGGTTGTCACGCACAAGGCGCTGATCGAGCACGGTTTCAGGGGGGTCAGCGCCGGCAGCCTATGGCAGGCCGTTTCAGAGCACCTGGCCA
The Synechococcus sp. PROS-U-1 DNA segment above includes these coding regions:
- a CDS encoding 3'(2'),5'-bisphosphate nucleotidase CysQ; its protein translation is MMPSSAVLPDGVNQEALLTELRRLSWGAADILRAYARGEQPPHGFPKALSVDDGGEGPVSAADLAVNKWLLDGLSSSFDDADWTLLSEETAKEQLTEGEPLPAEWLWILDPLDGTKDFLQGTGEYAVHLALVRGRRPVLGVVLLPEADELWIGIVGEGAWCEDRQGERSPVRFSDRTAVSDLILVASRSHRDDRLVKLIDALELGGSKAVGSVGYKVATILRGETDLYVSLSGKSAPKDWDMAAPEAVLLAAGGRFTHSDQADLTYNTGDVRQAGCLIASHGKAHAELGERATRAMAEIDPGFQV
- a CDS encoding polyribonucleotide nucleotidyltransferase — protein: MQGQTQSISFDGREIRLTTGRFAPQAGGSVLVECGDTAVLVTATRSGGREGIDFLPLICDYEERLYAAGRIPGSYMRRESRPPERATLTARLIDRPMRPLFPSWMRDDLQVVATCLSLDERVPADVLAVTGASIATLLAGIPFNGPMAAVRVGLLGDDFVLNPSYREIERGDLDLVVAGTPDGVVMVEAGANQLPEGDVIEAIDFGYEAICELIKAQEQLLKDLGITQVKPETPEQDSTVPAYLEKQCTKAISAVLSKFDQSKEERDTALETVKGEVSETIAGLKDDHAVRQALASSSKLLGNSFKALTKKLMRQQILKDGKRVDGRGLDEVRQISAMAGVLPRRVHGSGLFQRGLTQVLSTATLGTPSDAQEMDDLHPNTEKLYLHHYNFPPYSVGETRPMRSPGRREIGHGALAERAILPVLPEKDTFPYVVRVVSEVLSSNGSTSMGSVCGSTLSLMDAGVPLKAPVSGAAMGLIKEGDEVRILTDIQGIEDFLGDMDFKVAGSEKGITALQMDMKITGLPVKTVAEAVNQARPARLHILEKMLEAIDTPRDNLSPHAPRLLSFRIDPELIGTVIGPGGRTIKGITERTNTKIDIEDGGIVTIASHDGAAAEEAQKIIEGLTRKVNEGEVFSGSITRIIPIGAFVEILPGKEGMIHISQLSEARVEKVEDVVKVGDEVTVRVREIDNRGRINLTLRGVPQAGEAAEVEPQPTPVAPLS
- the rpsN gene encoding 30S ribosomal protein S14, with the protein product MAKKSMIARDVKRKKMVERYAAKRAALMAAFNAAEDPMDRLEIHRKIQALPRNSARIRVRNRCWATGKPRGVYRDFGLCRNQLRERAHKGELPGVVKSSW
- the rseP gene encoding RIP metalloprotease RseP — protein: MNVLAALLVLALLIVVHEAGHFLAATLQGIRVSGFSIGFGPALIKKQRRGVTYALRLFPLGGFVAFPDDDEESTIPADDPDLLRNRPIPQQALVVAAGVMANLALALVVLLGQAAFVGVPAEPEPGVLVVQVQPDGAAARSGLRAGDQILSLNTKPLTAGQRGVESMVRDVKAAPQQSIRVERKRGDETTTVQLIPDDQQGMGKIGAQLQANISGEMRRVRDPWELVLTTGSQFTQLLQQTVRGYAGLLTNFRATAGQVSGPVKIVEMGAQLSQQGGSGLVLFSALISINLAVLNSLPLPLLDGWQMMMLAIQSVRGRPVSERIQMAFAQSGFLLLVGLTLVLIVRDTSQLPVIQQLMGR
- the serS gene encoding serine--tRNA ligase, coding for MLDQRLVRDNPETIAQQLGRRGKSVDLTKLQLIAQQQRDLEQQRSSLQAEGNQIGKEVGQRIKAGADPKGEDVAELRHKGNAIKQKVAVLEDEEKQLSSELKQQLLGFPNLPAEACPDGRSEEDNIEVRRWGSPRVEDNLEEHWQIAERLQLLDTERSVRIAQSRFVTLLGQGARLERGLINFMLDLHASKGYREVLPPVLVNSASLTGSGQLPKFAEESFRCADDDLWLTPTAEVPVTSLHRDEIIPADQLPLRYAAYSPCFRREAGSYGRDTRGLIRLHQFNKVELYWFAHPDQSEEAHQQITADAEAVLQALELPYRVLDLCTADLGFSARRTYDLEVWLPGAGAYREISSCSVCGDFQARRSSIRTKEGKATKLVHTLNGSGLAIGRTMAALLENGQQADGSVLLPKALVPYVGRERLQPE